The Staphylococcus sp. KG4-3 genome has a window encoding:
- the metC gene encoding cystathionine beta-lyase MetC: MSLSKETEVIFDAHRGIDYDSANPPLYDSSTFHQQVLGGDAQYDYARSGNPNRALLEEKLAKLEGGSHAFAYASGIAAISSVLLTLNAGDHVILPDDVYGGTFRLTEQILTRFNIEFSTVDTTHLKDIENAIQNNTQLIYIETPSNPLFKITDIRGAADIARDNNLLLAVDNTFMTPLGQSPLALGADVVVHSATKFLGGHSDIIAGVAVTNNQSIADALYLLQNGTGNALSAQDSWTLAKHLKTLPVRFQQSVENTKQIYDFLAQCEEISEVYYPGNSDLHLSQSHHGGAVLGFRLKDETKAQAFVDALSLPLVSVSLGGVETILSHPATMSHAAVPKAVREERNITFGLFRLSVGLESADELISDLNYAFKEAFNESTTQQTKIQHISS; this comes from the coding sequence ATGAGTTTATCAAAAGAAACAGAAGTAATATTCGACGCACATAGAGGGATTGACTATGATTCAGCAAATCCTCCTTTATACGATTCTTCAACGTTTCACCAACAAGTTCTAGGTGGCGATGCTCAATATGACTATGCTCGAAGTGGTAACCCAAACCGTGCCCTTTTAGAAGAAAAGCTAGCTAAACTGGAAGGTGGCAGTCACGCCTTTGCATACGCATCTGGCATTGCAGCAATTTCATCAGTGTTACTCACATTAAACGCTGGTGATCATGTCATTCTACCGGATGATGTATATGGTGGTACATTTAGGTTGACTGAGCAAATATTAACACGCTTTAACATTGAATTTTCAACCGTAGATACAACTCACTTAAAAGATATCGAAAATGCGATTCAAAACAATACGCAGTTAATATATATTGAAACACCATCGAATCCTTTATTTAAAATTACAGATATTCGAGGCGCAGCAGATATCGCCAGAGACAACAATCTCTTACTCGCTGTAGACAATACCTTTATGACTCCGCTAGGTCAATCACCATTAGCGCTCGGCGCAGATGTTGTGGTACATAGTGCTACTAAATTCTTAGGCGGCCACAGTGATATTATTGCTGGCGTAGCTGTTACCAACAATCAATCAATCGCTGACGCACTTTATCTATTACAAAATGGCACTGGTAATGCATTATCTGCACAAGATAGTTGGACATTGGCTAAACATTTAAAAACTTTACCTGTACGCTTTCAACAATCTGTTGAAAATACTAAACAAATCTATGACTTCTTAGCACAATGTGAGGAAATCTCAGAAGTCTATTACCCAGGAAATAGCGATCTACACTTGTCTCAATCCCATCATGGCGGCGCTGTATTAGGTTTTAGATTGAAAGATGAGACAAAAGCACAAGCATTTGTTGATGCGTTATCATTGCCTTTAGTTTCAGTAAGTTTAGGCGGCGTTGAAACAATCCTCTCTCATCCAGCTACGATGTCACATGCAGCTGTACCTAAAGCAGTACGTGAAGAACGTAATATCACATTTGGGTTATTTAGATTGAGTGTCGGATTAGAATCAGCCGACGAATTGATTTCAGATTTAAATTACGCTTTTAAGGAGGCTTTCAATGAGTCAACTACTCAACAAACTAAAATCCAACATATTAGTAGCTGA
- a CDS encoding PLP-dependent transferase, which translates to MKNTEFAQVALSQDHTGAIANPIYLSTAYQHPKLGASTGYDYTRTKNPTRSAFEEAFAKLERGTVSFATSSGMSAIQLICNLFKSGDEILVSFDLYGGTFRLFDFYEQQYGIHFKYVDFLNYEEVEQSVTENTKALFIEPISNPQMIEVDIDPYYILSKKFNLLSIIDNTFLTPYLSTPLEEGADIVLHSATKYIGGHNDVLAGVVTVKDEQLAEQLGQLHNMIGATLSPFDSYLLQRGLKTLHLRMDRSEYNAKLLAERCNQLEAIDQVLYSGRTGMLSLRLNKNYKADKFLEHLKVCIFAESLGGTETFITFPYTQTHVDMPDEEKDKRGIDEYLLRLSIGIENYEDIEQDIIQALEQSKQGVIL; encoded by the coding sequence ATGAAAAATACTGAATTCGCACAGGTTGCACTTTCTCAAGACCATACAGGTGCAATCGCTAATCCAATATACTTATCTACAGCCTACCAACACCCTAAACTCGGGGCGTCAACAGGATATGACTATACAAGAACTAAAAATCCTACACGTTCGGCGTTTGAAGAAGCATTTGCAAAACTTGAAAGAGGTACTGTTTCATTTGCAACATCCAGTGGTATGTCTGCCATACAATTAATTTGTAACTTATTCAAATCTGGCGATGAAATTTTAGTTTCTTTCGACTTATATGGCGGCACTTTTAGACTTTTTGATTTTTATGAGCAGCAATACGGTATACATTTCAAATATGTTGACTTCTTAAATTATGAAGAAGTAGAGCAAAGTGTTACAGAAAACACAAAAGCACTTTTTATCGAACCAATTTCTAATCCGCAAATGATAGAAGTTGATATTGATCCATATTACATTTTAAGTAAAAAATTCAACCTACTATCTATCATAGATAACACATTTTTAACACCATATCTTTCAACACCACTTGAAGAAGGTGCAGATATTGTTTTACATTCGGCAACAAAATATATCGGAGGCCATAATGATGTACTCGCAGGAGTAGTAACTGTAAAAGATGAACAACTTGCTGAACAACTAGGACAATTACACAACATGATAGGCGCAACGCTATCACCTTTCGATAGTTATCTATTACAACGTGGGTTAAAAACTCTGCATTTAAGAATGGATCGCTCTGAATATAATGCTAAATTACTTGCTGAACGATGTAATCAGTTAGAAGCTATTGATCAAGTACTCTACAGTGGACGTACTGGTATGTTGAGTTTGAGACTGAACAAAAATTATAAAGCCGATAAATTTTTAGAACACTTAAAGGTTTGTATTTTCGCTGAAAGCTTAGGTGGCACTGAAACATTTATCACTTTCCCATATACACAAACACATGTTGATATGCCAGATGAAGAAAAAGATAAGCGCGGTATAGACGAATATCTATTAAGATTATCCATTGGCATTGAGAACTATGAAGATATCGAACAAGATATTATTCAAGCATTAGAACAATCTAAACAAGGAGTGATTTTATGA